A genome region from Stenotrophomonas maltophilia includes the following:
- a CDS encoding FAD-dependent oxidoreductase: protein MIAHASRSLSIIGAGLAGSLLAILLSRQGWRITLYERRGDPRIADYESGRSINLALAERGRNALRQAGVEDEVMARAVMMRGRMVHPREGEPQLQRYGRDDSEVIWSIHRSDLNTTLLELAEQAGATVHFHRRLHTVDFDAGYARFIDDRDDSPHDIRFDTLIGADGAGSALRAAMNRRAPLGEDIAFLDHSYKELEIPPAADGSFRIERNALHIWPRGHYMCIALPNHEGTFTVTLFLPNQGDPSFATVNTGAQAEALFAREFADTLPLIPNLRADWEQHPPGLLGTLTLDRWHQQGRAVLIGDAAHAMVPFHGQGMNCAFEDCVALARHLMEADDLEGAFQAFEAERKPNARAIQQMALENYLEMRDRVADPAFLLQRELEQELQRRWPTRFVPHYTMVTFLHTPYAEAMRRTELQRDMLVAATAGHDSLDNIDWAALEAQVHAQLPVLEGAH from the coding sequence TTGATCGCACACGCTTCCCGCTCGTTGAGCATTATCGGTGCCGGCCTCGCCGGGTCCCTGCTGGCCATCCTGCTGTCACGGCAGGGCTGGCGCATCACCCTGTACGAACGCCGCGGCGATCCGCGCATTGCCGACTACGAGAGTGGTCGTTCGATCAACCTGGCGCTGGCCGAACGCGGGCGCAACGCCCTGCGCCAAGCGGGAGTGGAAGACGAGGTGATGGCGCGCGCGGTAATGATGCGCGGGCGCATGGTGCATCCGCGCGAAGGCGAACCGCAGCTGCAACGCTACGGCCGCGACGACAGCGAAGTAATCTGGTCGATCCATCGCAGCGACCTGAACACGACGCTGCTGGAACTCGCCGAACAGGCTGGCGCGACCGTGCACTTCCACCGCCGCCTGCATACCGTCGATTTCGATGCCGGCTACGCGCGTTTCATCGACGACCGCGATGACAGCCCGCACGACATCCGCTTCGACACCCTGATCGGTGCCGATGGTGCAGGCTCGGCGCTGCGCGCGGCGATGAACCGGCGGGCGCCGCTGGGCGAGGACATCGCCTTCCTCGACCACTCCTACAAGGAGCTGGAAATTCCGCCGGCCGCCGACGGCAGCTTCCGCATCGAGCGCAACGCGCTGCATATCTGGCCGCGTGGCCATTACATGTGCATCGCCCTGCCCAACCACGAAGGCACCTTCACCGTCACCCTGTTCCTGCCCAACCAGGGTGATCCCAGCTTCGCCACGGTCAACACCGGCGCGCAGGCCGAAGCACTGTTCGCGCGCGAGTTCGCCGATACCCTGCCGCTGATCCCGAACCTGCGCGCGGACTGGGAACAGCACCCACCCGGCCTGCTTGGCACGCTGACGCTTGATCGCTGGCACCAGCAGGGCCGCGCGGTCCTGATTGGCGACGCCGCACATGCGATGGTGCCGTTCCACGGGCAAGGCATGAACTGCGCATTCGAGGATTGCGTGGCTCTGGCCCGCCATCTGATGGAAGCGGACGACCTGGAAGGCGCGTTCCAAGCCTTCGAAGCCGAGCGCAAGCCGAACGCACGCGCAATCCAGCAGATGGCGCTGGAAAACTATCTGGAAATGCGCGACCGCGTGGCTGATCCTGCGTTCCTGCTGCAACGCGAACTGGAACAGGAACTGCAGCGGCGCTGGCCGACCCGGTTCGTACCGCATTACACGATGGTCACCTTCCTGCACACGCCGTACGCGGAAGCCATGCGCCGCACCGAGCTTCAGCGCGACATGCTGGTGGCGGCCACGGCCGGCCACGATTCGCTGGACAACATCGACTGGGCCGCACTGGAAGCACAGGTCCATGCGCAGCTGCCGGTCCTGGAGGGCGCGCACTGA
- the kynU gene encoding kynureninase: MSDLLSRTHAIALDAADPLRPLRNEFLIPRHGGGEQTYFVGNSLGLQPRGAQAAVQEVMKQWGDLAVEGHFTGPTQWLSYHRLVSAQLARVVGALPSEVVAMNTLSVNLHLMMVSFYRPTAQRPVILMEAGAFPTDRHAVEAQIRFHGFDPAECLVEVQPDEANGTISLTAIERAIAEHGQRLALVLWPGVQYRTGQAFDLDAITRAARLQGARIGFDLAHSVGNLPLRLHDIAPDFAVWCHYKYLNSGPGAVAGAFVHERHHRDTTLPRFAGWWGHEESTRFQMAPQFTPAIGAEGWQLSNPPILGLAPLRASLDLFERAGMDALRGKSLALTGMLEALVRARLSGVLDIITPAEPQRRGCQLSLRVIGGRERGRALFEHLRSIGVLGDWREPDVIRISPTPLYNRYLDVHHFVEEVEAWAGL; encoded by the coding sequence ATGTCCGACCTGCTCAGCCGCACCCACGCCATTGCCCTGGACGCCGCCGATCCGCTGCGTCCGCTGCGTAACGAATTCCTGATTCCGCGCCATGGCGGCGGCGAGCAGACCTACTTCGTCGGCAACTCGCTGGGCCTGCAGCCGCGCGGCGCCCAGGCCGCGGTGCAGGAAGTGATGAAGCAGTGGGGGGATCTGGCGGTGGAAGGCCACTTCACCGGTCCTACCCAGTGGCTGTCCTACCACCGCCTGGTGAGCGCGCAGCTGGCCCGCGTGGTCGGTGCACTGCCCAGCGAAGTGGTGGCGATGAACACGCTGAGCGTGAACCTGCACCTGATGATGGTCAGCTTCTACCGGCCGACCGCGCAGCGCCCGGTGATCCTGATGGAAGCCGGTGCGTTCCCGACCGACCGCCACGCGGTGGAAGCGCAGATCCGTTTCCATGGGTTCGACCCGGCCGAGTGCCTGGTGGAAGTGCAGCCGGACGAAGCCAACGGAACGATCTCGCTCACTGCGATCGAGCGCGCCATCGCCGAACACGGCCAGCGCCTGGCGCTGGTGCTGTGGCCTGGCGTGCAGTACCGCACCGGCCAGGCCTTCGACCTTGATGCCATCACCCGTGCTGCCCGCCTGCAGGGCGCGCGCATCGGCTTCGACCTGGCGCACTCGGTGGGCAACCTGCCGCTGCGCCTGCATGACATCGCACCCGACTTCGCAGTGTGGTGCCACTACAAATACCTCAACAGCGGCCCGGGTGCGGTGGCCGGCGCGTTCGTGCACGAGCGCCATCACCGCGACACCACGCTGCCGCGCTTTGCCGGCTGGTGGGGCCATGAGGAATCCACCCGCTTCCAGATGGCACCGCAGTTCACCCCCGCCATCGGTGCCGAAGGCTGGCAGCTGAGCAATCCGCCGATTCTCGGCCTGGCGCCGCTGCGCGCCTCGCTGGACCTGTTCGAGCGTGCCGGAATGGACGCGCTGCGCGGCAAATCACTGGCACTGACCGGCATGCTCGAAGCGCTTGTACGCGCACGCCTGTCCGGCGTGCTCGACATCATCACTCCGGCCGAGCCGCAGCGTCGCGGCTGCCAGCTGTCATTGCGCGTGATCGGTGGGCGCGAGCGCGGACGCGCACTGTTTGAACACCTGCGCAGCATCGGCGTGCTCGGCGACTGGCGCGAGCCGGACGTGATCCGCATCTCGCCTACCCCGCTCTACAACCGCTACCTGGACGTGCACCACTTCGTCGAGGAAGTGGAAGCCTGGGCCGGCCTCTGA
- a CDS encoding 3-hydroxyanthranilate 3,4-dioxygenase, which translates to MLASPINLHAWIEEHRHLLKPPVGNKMIDNGDFIVMVVGGPNSRTDYHYDEGPEWFYQLEGEMVLKVQEDGAVRDIPIRAGEIFLLPAKVPHSPRRPPGGVGLVVERKRLPHEMDGVIWHCERCNHKLHEEFFTLQNIETDLPKVFARYHDSLELRTCSQCGHVDPLPAPAAG; encoded by the coding sequence ATGCTCGCCTCGCCGATCAACCTGCACGCCTGGATCGAAGAACATCGCCACCTGCTGAAGCCGCCGGTGGGCAACAAGATGATCGACAACGGCGACTTCATCGTGATGGTGGTGGGCGGGCCGAACTCGCGCACCGACTACCACTACGACGAAGGCCCGGAGTGGTTCTACCAGCTTGAGGGCGAGATGGTGCTGAAGGTCCAGGAAGACGGCGCGGTGCGCGACATTCCGATCCGCGCCGGCGAGATCTTCCTGCTGCCGGCCAAGGTGCCGCACTCGCCGCGGCGCCCGCCCGGCGGGGTCGGCCTGGTGGTCGAACGCAAGCGCCTGCCGCATGAGATGGACGGCGTGATCTGGCACTGCGAGCGCTGCAACCACAAGCTGCACGAAGAGTTCTTCACGCTGCAGAACATCGAAACCGACCTGCCGAAGGTGTTCGCGCGTTACCACGACAGCCTGGAGCTGCGTACCTGCAGCCAGTGCGGGCACGTGGATCCGCTGCCGGCGCCTGCAGCGGGCTGA
- the can gene encoding carbonate dehydratase: MKDIHRLLQNNRDWADRIAKEDPDFFQQLSKQQHPEYLWIGCSDSRVPANQIIGMAPGEVFVHRNVANVVAHSDLNCLSVVQYAVDQLKVKHILIVGHYGCGGVHACLHNTRVGLADNWLRHVGDVVQKHQGILDAIEDDELKHARLCELNVIEQVANLCRSTIVEDAWARGQKLMVHGWVYSLKNGRVSEMGIDVGAPEELKPAYEKALSYVPRQGRRD, translated from the coding sequence ATGAAAGACATCCACCGCCTGCTGCAGAACAACCGCGACTGGGCCGATCGCATCGCCAAGGAAGACCCTGACTTCTTCCAGCAGCTGTCCAAGCAGCAGCATCCGGAGTACCTGTGGATCGGCTGCTCAGACTCGCGCGTACCTGCCAACCAGATCATCGGCATGGCCCCGGGCGAAGTCTTCGTGCATCGCAACGTCGCCAACGTGGTGGCACACAGCGACCTGAACTGCCTGAGCGTGGTGCAGTACGCAGTGGACCAGCTGAAGGTGAAGCACATCCTGATCGTCGGCCACTACGGATGCGGCGGCGTGCATGCCTGCCTGCACAACACCCGCGTCGGCCTGGCCGACAACTGGCTGCGCCATGTCGGCGATGTCGTGCAGAAGCACCAGGGCATCCTCGATGCGATCGAGGATGACGAGCTGAAGCACGCGCGCCTGTGCGAACTGAACGTGATCGAGCAGGTCGCCAACCTGTGCCGTTCGACCATCGTCGAGGACGCCTGGGCGCGCGGCCAGAAGCTGATGGTGCACGGCTGGGTCTACAGCCTGAAGAACGGCCGCGTGAGCGAAATGGGCATCGACGTCGGTGCGCCGGAAGAGCTGAAGCCGGCCTATGAAAAGGCGCTGTCCTATGTTCCGCGCCAGGGCCGGCGCGACTGA
- a CDS encoding FMN-binding negative transcriptional regulator: MFTPRAFAETDLLWLDRLLARDPFVTVLTTGSDGLPELTRMPVLYHRDGQQIELRGHWARANPQSRHNGAAKVLVDGPHGYVSASWYPDKEPAARVPTWNYAAAELRGQLQTFDDTDALAGLVGAISDRFEASVGQAWQFDATRAEHGPELRAIVGFRFQVEQVQLKLKLSQNHPDANQQAVITALDALGTPSSHELAQWMRWHREQAATDG; this comes from the coding sequence ATGTTCACCCCGCGCGCCTTCGCCGAGACCGACCTGCTCTGGCTGGACCGCCTGCTGGCGCGTGACCCGTTCGTCACCGTGCTCACGACCGGCAGCGACGGCCTGCCGGAACTGACCCGGATGCCGGTGCTGTACCACCGTGACGGACAGCAGATCGAGCTGCGCGGCCACTGGGCCCGCGCCAACCCGCAGTCGCGCCACAACGGTGCGGCCAAGGTGCTGGTCGACGGCCCGCATGGCTACGTCTCGGCCAGCTGGTATCCGGACAAGGAGCCTGCCGCGCGGGTGCCGACCTGGAACTACGCCGCCGCCGAGCTGCGTGGCCAGCTGCAGACCTTCGACGACACCGATGCGCTGGCCGGACTGGTCGGCGCGATCAGCGACCGTTTCGAAGCCAGTGTCGGGCAGGCGTGGCAGTTCGATGCCACGCGCGCCGAGCATGGCCCGGAGCTCCGCGCCATCGTCGGCTTCCGCTTCCAGGTTGAACAGGTGCAGCTGAAGCTGAAACTCAGCCAGAACCATCCCGACGCCAACCAGCAGGCGGTGATCACCGCGCTGGACGCACTGGGCACCCCTTCTTCCCATGAGCTGGCGCAGTGGATGCGCTGGCACCGTGAACAGGCCGCTACCGACGGCTGA
- the asnS gene encoding asparagine--tRNA ligase: MTVVSVEHALAGKIPEGGEVTVRGWVRTVRGSANLAFVNVSDGSCFAPIQVVANDTLTNFDEIKRLTSGCSVIATGTLVKSQGKGQSFEIQASALEVVGWVEDPLTYPIQPKPMSPEFLREVAHLRPRTNLFGAVTRIRNCLAQAVHRFFHENGFNWISTPIITTSDAEGAGQMFRVSTLDMVNLPRDEKGAIDFSRDFFGKETFLTVSGQLNVEAYCLALSKVYTFGPTFRAENSHTTRHLAEFWMIEPEIAFADLAEDARLAEEFLKYLFRAVLNERGDDLAFIAERVDKNAITKLEDFINAPFERIDYTDAVSLLQKSGKKFDFPVEWGLDLQTEHERWLTEEHVGRPVVVTNYPEHIKAFYMRLNDDGKTVAAMDVLAPGIGEIIGGSQREERLDVLDARMAQFGLDREHYSWYRDFRRYGSVPHAGFGLGFERLVVYVCGLSNIRDAIPYPRAPGSADF; encoded by the coding sequence ATGACGGTGGTCAGCGTTGAACATGCGCTTGCCGGGAAGATCCCGGAAGGCGGCGAAGTCACGGTACGCGGATGGGTGCGCACGGTGCGCGGTTCAGCGAATCTGGCCTTCGTGAATGTGAGCGACGGCTCCTGCTTCGCCCCGATCCAGGTCGTGGCCAATGACACCCTGACCAACTTCGACGAGATCAAGCGCCTGACCAGCGGCTGCTCGGTCATCGCCACCGGCACGCTGGTGAAGTCGCAGGGCAAGGGCCAGTCGTTCGAGATCCAGGCCAGCGCGCTGGAGGTGGTCGGCTGGGTCGAAGACCCGCTCACCTACCCGATCCAGCCCAAGCCGATGTCGCCGGAGTTCCTGCGCGAAGTGGCGCACCTGCGTCCGCGCACCAACCTGTTCGGCGCGGTCACCCGCATCCGCAACTGCCTGGCCCAGGCCGTGCACCGCTTCTTCCACGAGAACGGCTTCAACTGGATCAGCACCCCGATCATCACCACCTCCGACGCCGAAGGCGCCGGCCAGATGTTCCGCGTGTCCACCCTGGACATGGTGAACCTGCCGCGCGATGAGAAGGGCGCGATCGATTTCAGCCGCGACTTCTTCGGCAAGGAAACCTTCCTGACCGTGTCCGGCCAGCTGAACGTCGAGGCCTACTGCCTGGCGCTGAGCAAGGTCTACACTTTCGGCCCGACCTTCCGCGCCGAGAACAGCCACACCACCCGCCACCTGGCGGAATTCTGGATGATCGAACCGGAAATCGCCTTCGCCGACCTGGCCGAAGACGCGCGCCTGGCCGAGGAGTTCCTGAAGTACCTGTTCCGCGCGGTGCTGAACGAGCGTGGCGACGACCTGGCCTTCATTGCCGAGCGCGTGGACAAGAACGCGATCACCAAGCTGGAAGACTTCATCAATGCCCCGTTCGAGCGCATCGACTACACCGATGCGGTCAGCCTGCTGCAGAAGTCCGGCAAGAAGTTCGACTTCCCGGTCGAATGGGGCCTGGACCTGCAGACCGAGCACGAGCGCTGGCTGACCGAGGAGCACGTCGGCCGCCCGGTGGTGGTGACCAACTATCCGGAGCACATCAAGGCCTTCTACATGCGCCTGAACGACGACGGCAAGACCGTTGCCGCGATGGACGTGCTGGCCCCGGGCATCGGCGAGATCATCGGCGGCAGCCAGCGCGAAGAGCGCCTGGACGTGCTGGACGCGCGCATGGCCCAGTTCGGCCTGGATCGCGAGCACTACAGCTGGTACCGCGATTTCCGCCGCTATGGTTCGGTGCCGCACGCAGGCTTCGGCCTGGGCTTCGAGCGCCTGGTGGTGTACGTCTGCGGGCTGTCCAACATCCGCGATGCGATCCCCTACCCGCGCGCCCCGGGCAGCGCGGACTTCTAA
- a CDS encoding HesB/IscA family protein → MAVSLTPIAFERVQRFVAQTPGALGLRFGVTKTGCSGWGHVTDLARDEREGDTVFEQDGVKIYVDAKSLALVDGTVIDFGKHGLSETFTFSNPNATAECGCGESFTTDADKA, encoded by the coding sequence ATGGCTGTCAGCCTGACCCCCATTGCCTTCGAGCGCGTGCAGCGCTTCGTCGCCCAGACCCCCGGCGCGCTGGGCCTGCGTTTCGGCGTGACCAAGACCGGCTGTTCCGGCTGGGGCCACGTGACCGACCTGGCCCGCGATGAGCGCGAGGGCGATACCGTGTTCGAGCAGGACGGCGTGAAGATCTATGTCGACGCCAAGAGCCTGGCGCTGGTGGACGGCACCGTGATCGACTTCGGCAAGCATGGCCTGAGCGAGACGTTCACGTTCAGCAACCCCAATGCCACCGCCGAGTGTGGCTGCGGCGAGAGCTTCACCACCGACGCCGACAAGGCCTGA
- the rpsF gene encoding 30S ribosomal protein S6 has translation MSRHYEIVFMVHPDQSEQVPAMIERYKSLVENGNGTIHRLEDWGRRQLAYPIQNLVKAHYVLMNIEADQAVLNELTESFRFNDAVLRNLVIKRDEADTEQSLIMKSKDEKGDKPERGERRRRDDEEGESNNTADNEAGDDAASAA, from the coding sequence ATGAGTCGTCATTACGAAATCGTGTTCATGGTCCACCCGGACCAGAGCGAGCAGGTCCCGGCCATGATCGAGCGCTACAAGTCGCTGGTCGAGAACGGCAACGGCACCATCCACCGTCTGGAAGACTGGGGCCGCCGCCAGCTGGCGTACCCGATCCAGAACCTGGTGAAGGCCCACTACGTGCTGATGAACATCGAAGCCGACCAGGCCGTTCTGAACGAACTGACCGAGAGCTTCCGCTTCAACGACGCCGTGCTGCGCAACCTGGTCATCAAGCGTGACGAGGCTGACACCGAGCAGTCGCTGATCATGAAGAGCAAGGACGAGAAGGGTGACAAGCCGGAGCGCGGTGAGCGCCGTCGTCGTGACGACGAAGAAGGCGAGTCCAACAACACCGCTGACAACGAAGCCGGCGACGACGCCGCTTCCGCCGCCTAA
- the rpsR gene encoding 30S ribosomal protein S18, whose protein sequence is MSKFFRRRKFCKFTAEGVKEIDYKDLNTLRQYLTENGKIVPSRVTGTKSKYQRQLATAVKRARFLALIPYTDNHDV, encoded by the coding sequence ATGTCCAAGTTCTTCCGTCGCCGCAAGTTCTGCAAGTTCACGGCTGAAGGTGTGAAGGAGATCGACTACAAGGATCTCAACACCCTGCGCCAGTACCTGACCGAGAACGGCAAGATCGTGCCGAGCCGCGTCACCGGTACCAAGTCGAAGTACCAGCGCCAGCTGGCGACCGCCGTCAAGCGCGCTCGCTTCCTGGCCCTGATCCCGTACACCGACAACCACGACGTCTGA
- the rplI gene encoding 50S ribosomal protein L9, which yields MQLILLQKVTNLGNLGDLVDVKPGYGRNFLVPQGKAVPATESNKAEFEAKRAEYEAKAQAIHAEADARKAKLDGASVTIPANASTEGKLYGSVGAREIADAFTAAGLPVSKSEVILGEGAFRNIGEYDVLIHLHADVETTVKVVVVAEA from the coding sequence ATGCAGCTGATCCTCCTGCAGAAAGTCACCAACCTCGGCAACCTGGGCGACCTGGTCGACGTGAAGCCGGGCTACGGCCGTAACTTCCTCGTGCCGCAGGGCAAGGCCGTGCCGGCCACCGAGAGCAACAAGGCCGAGTTCGAAGCCAAGCGCGCCGAGTACGAGGCCAAGGCCCAGGCCATCCACGCCGAAGCTGACGCCCGCAAGGCCAAGCTGGACGGCGCGAGCGTGACCATCCCGGCCAACGCTTCGACCGAAGGCAAGCTGTACGGCTCGGTCGGCGCCCGCGAAATCGCCGATGCCTTCACCGCTGCCGGCCTGCCGGTCAGCAAGAGCGAAGTCATCCTGGGCGAAGGCGCCTTCCGCAACATCGGCGAGTACGACGTGCTGATCCACCTGCACGCCGACGTCGAGACCACCGTCAAGGTTGTCGTCGTCGCCGAAGCCTGA